The following are from one region of the Natronosporangium hydrolyticum genome:
- a CDS encoding beta-glucosidase family protein translates to MGMATDNERKPWQQTDRPAAARVADLLAELSLEEKVAQLYGVWAGVETSGDDVAPHQHELADPGLDLPTLLQSGLGQLTRPFGTAPVDPTEGAKALARLQADVVAGNRFGIPALVHEECLTGFMTWQATIYPTPLAWGASFDAPLVAKMATEIGAAMHSVGVHQGLSPVMDVARDLRWGRVEETVGEDPYLVGTIGSAYVSGLQSAGVLAALKHFVGYSASVAGRNHGPISIGPRELADVLLPPFEMALQEGGADSVMASYSAIDGVPSHGDYHLLTTILRQEWGFTGTVVSDYFGVTFLELNQAVAGSSAEAARSALTAGVDVELPTVRCYGQPLIDSVRAGELDESLVDLAVTRVLLQKCELGLLDPDWNPLPPALREPGGEVDFDPPGAQETARILAEESVILLRNEGVLPLTAPRIAVVGELADETQPLFGCYAFPNHGQHQDDATDEHPAGEFDTVLAALHDELPDATISFYPVTGGDLAGAVAAAEAADVVVAVVGDRSGLFGRGTSGEGCDAADLQLPYQQEQLLAALTETATPVVAVLLTGRPYALGAVIDRLAAAVQAFFPGQAGGAAIAGVLSGRVNPSGRLPVSIPSDPGGQPGTYLAPQLGRRTEVSSIDPTPLFPFGYGLSYTSFSWDEVTVAEQAVGTDGTVSVSVRVRNTGPRAGVEVVQLYLHDPVAQVALPVVRLVGFARVPLAAGESRLVTLTMPTDLASFTGRDGQRIVEPGSLELRLGRSCEDIEHTATVELVGPQRVIGHRRRFTTEVTIG, encoded by the coding sequence ATGGGGATGGCAACCGACAACGAGCGTAAACCGTGGCAGCAGACCGACCGCCCAGCGGCGGCGCGGGTGGCCGACCTCCTGGCCGAGCTGAGCCTCGAAGAGAAGGTCGCCCAGCTGTACGGAGTGTGGGCGGGCGTCGAAACCTCCGGTGACGACGTGGCGCCGCACCAGCACGAGCTCGCCGATCCAGGGCTCGACCTGCCGACCCTGCTGCAGTCGGGGCTAGGTCAGCTCACCCGCCCGTTCGGCACCGCTCCGGTCGACCCCACCGAGGGGGCCAAGGCGCTGGCTCGACTGCAGGCCGATGTCGTCGCCGGCAACCGGTTCGGTATCCCGGCGCTGGTCCACGAAGAGTGCCTGACCGGGTTCATGACCTGGCAGGCGACGATCTACCCGACCCCACTGGCGTGGGGCGCATCCTTCGACGCCCCGCTGGTCGCCAAGATGGCGACCGAGATCGGCGCCGCGATGCACTCGGTCGGGGTTCACCAGGGCCTGTCGCCGGTGATGGACGTCGCCCGGGATCTGCGCTGGGGCCGGGTCGAGGAGACCGTCGGGGAGGACCCGTACCTGGTCGGGACCATCGGCAGCGCCTACGTCAGCGGGCTGCAATCGGCCGGCGTGCTAGCCGCGCTGAAGCACTTCGTCGGCTACTCCGCCTCCGTCGCCGGCCGCAACCACGGCCCGATCTCGATCGGCCCGCGCGAGCTCGCCGATGTCCTACTGCCGCCGTTCGAGATGGCGCTCCAGGAGGGCGGAGCGGACTCCGTGATGGCCTCCTACTCGGCGATCGACGGGGTTCCCTCGCACGGCGATTACCACTTGCTGACCACCATTCTCCGGCAGGAGTGGGGTTTCACCGGCACCGTCGTCTCCGACTACTTCGGAGTCACATTCCTGGAGCTGAACCAGGCCGTGGCCGGCTCCTCCGCGGAGGCGGCCCGGTCGGCGCTGACCGCCGGGGTGGACGTCGAACTGCCGACCGTGCGCTGCTACGGCCAGCCGCTGATCGACTCGGTCCGCGCCGGCGAGCTCGACGAGTCGCTTGTCGACCTGGCGGTGACCCGGGTGCTGCTCCAGAAGTGTGAGCTGGGCCTGCTCGACCCCGACTGGAATCCGCTGCCGCCGGCCCTGCGGGAACCCGGCGGCGAGGTCGACTTCGACCCGCCCGGCGCCCAGGAGACCGCCCGGATCCTCGCCGAGGAGTCAGTGATTCTGCTCCGCAACGAGGGGGTGCTGCCGTTGACGGCACCCCGGATCGCGGTGGTCGGCGAGCTCGCCGACGAGACCCAGCCGCTCTTCGGCTGTTACGCGTTCCCGAACCACGGCCAGCACCAGGACGACGCGACCGACGAACACCCCGCAGGCGAGTTCGACACTGTCCTGGCGGCGCTGCACGACGAGCTGCCCGACGCCACGATCAGCTTCTACCCGGTCACCGGCGGCGACCTCGCCGGGGCGGTGGCGGCCGCCGAAGCCGCCGACGTGGTGGTCGCGGTCGTCGGCGACCGGTCGGGGCTATTCGGCCGGGGCACCTCCGGCGAGGGTTGCGACGCAGCCGACCTCCAGCTGCCGTACCAACAGGAGCAGCTGCTCGCCGCGCTGACCGAGACCGCCACCCCGGTGGTGGCGGTACTCCTGACCGGCCGGCCGTACGCCCTCGGCGCGGTGATCGATCGGCTCGCCGCCGCCGTGCAGGCGTTCTTCCCTGGCCAGGCCGGCGGGGCGGCGATCGCCGGGGTGCTCAGCGGGCGGGTGAACCCCAGCGGTCGCCTGCCGGTCAGCATTCCCAGCGACCCGGGTGGCCAGCCCGGCACCTACCTCGCGCCACAACTGGGCCGACGCACCGAGGTCAGCAGCATCGACCCGACGCCACTGTTCCCGTTCGGCTACGGCCTGTCATATACGTCCTTCAGCTGGGACGAGGTAACCGTGGCAGAGCAAGCGGTCGGCACCGACGGTACGGTGAGCGTGTCGGTTCGAGTCCGCAACACCGGCCCGCGCGCCGGTGTGGAGGTGGTCCAGCTGTATCTGCACGACCCGGTGGCCCAAGTGGCGCTGCCGGTGGTGCGGCTAGTCGGGTTCGCCCGGGTGCCGCTGGCCGCCGGCGAGTCCCGACTGGTGACCCTTACCATGCCGACCGACCTGGCCTCGTTCACCGGCCGGGACGGTCAGCGCATCGTGGAACCGGGCTCGCTCGAACTCCGACTCGGCAGGTCCTGTGAGGACATTGAGCACACCGCCACGGTCGAGCTGGTCGGGCCGCAGCGAGTGATCGGCCACCGACGGCGGTTCACCACGGAGGTGACGATCGGTTGA
- a CDS encoding Gfo/Idh/MocA family protein — MKTTPTPTVAVPSPRPAEPHARTCQIAVVGTGGIATVHAGDIDRLGDRARIVAAVDTDPDRLTEFCARWSIPRQYTKLEAMLDAERPDLVDLATPPGLHTAQAIACLARDLTVWCEKPPVLSLAELDQIAAAEAGSGGSFATVFQHRFGSGAQRLRALVAAADPRLGAPMTAVCHTLWYRPDEYFHVPWRGSFEVEGGGPTMGHGIHQIDLVLSILGDWREVVAVADRRARPTRTEDVSAALVTLDSGAVVTVLNSLLSPRETSYLRFDFAHATVELEHLYGYRDEDWRVTPAPGHADPVTEAWADGPTGQPSGHHAQLSVVVSALAAGQPPPVTLPDTRVTMELVAAIYASAFTGAPVRRGQIDETSSFYYRMDGNGAPWEA; from the coding sequence TTGAAAACTACCCCCACCCCCACGGTGGCCGTGCCGAGCCCACGACCGGCCGAGCCCCACGCCCGGACCTGTCAGATCGCCGTCGTCGGCACCGGCGGCATCGCCACCGTTCACGCCGGCGACATCGACCGCCTCGGTGACCGGGCCCGGATCGTGGCCGCGGTCGACACCGACCCCGACCGGCTGACCGAGTTCTGTGCCCGCTGGTCGATCCCCCGGCAGTACACCAAGCTGGAGGCGATGCTCGACGCGGAGCGGCCGGACCTGGTCGACCTCGCCACCCCGCCCGGGTTGCACACCGCCCAGGCGATCGCCTGCCTCGCCCGCGATCTGACCGTCTGGTGCGAGAAGCCACCGGTGTTGAGCCTCGCCGAACTGGACCAGATCGCCGCCGCCGAAGCCGGCAGCGGCGGCTCGTTCGCGACCGTCTTCCAGCACCGGTTCGGCAGCGGGGCGCAGCGCCTCCGAGCGCTGGTCGCCGCCGCCGACCCCCGGCTGGGAGCACCCATGACCGCGGTCTGCCACACCCTCTGGTATCGGCCGGACGAATACTTCCACGTGCCGTGGCGGGGCAGCTTCGAGGTCGAGGGCGGTGGGCCCACCATGGGCCACGGCATCCACCAGATCGACCTGGTGCTCTCGATCCTCGGCGACTGGCGCGAAGTGGTCGCGGTGGCCGACCGGCGTGCCCGGCCGACCCGGACCGAGGATGTCTCGGCGGCGCTGGTCACCCTCGACTCCGGAGCGGTGGTCACCGTGCTGAACAGCCTGCTCTCCCCGCGGGAGACCAGCTATCTACGATTCGACTTCGCCCACGCGACGGTGGAGCTGGAACACCTCTACGGCTACCGCGACGAAGACTGGCGGGTGACCCCCGCCCCCGGTCACGCCGACCCGGTGACCGAAGCGTGGGCCGACGGGCCGACCGGCCAACCAAGTGGCCACCACGCGCAGCTGTCGGTGGTCGTGTCCGCGCTGGCGGCCGGTCAGCCGCCGCCGGTGACGCTGCCTGACACCCGCGTCACGATGGAGCTGGTCGCGGCGATCTATGCGTCGGCGTTTACCGGTGCGCCGGTGCGCCGAGGCCAGATCGATGAGACTTCTTCCTTCTACTACCGGATGGACGGCAACGGCGCCCCCTGGGAGGCTTAG
- a CDS encoding PmoA family protein, translated as MSKLSLVHEQSGSLRIWYGDQELAQYVYRPTDRQLESPRPYWHPLHTLGGDQVSLYRPHDHVWHKGIAFSLPNLAGPDGTENFWGGPTYLRGRDYVQLPNDGAMVHQEFLDLNSDGEQISIRQRLDWITQAGRRWVAEERAWSVHVLADHGWLLRFATRLTNVSGHDLVFGSPTTEGRQNAGYGGLFWRGPRSFSGGTAHLPAGSGKDELMGARSPWLGFTGQHDDHGRHSTLVFVDAPANLGHPTRWFVRSEMFACVCPAPFFADEYQLAPAATLPLRYAVAIADGDLGHSGTEQLATTAAAALAQWEVGTP; from the coding sequence GTGAGCAAGCTCAGCCTGGTACACGAGCAATCCGGGTCGCTGCGGATCTGGTACGGCGACCAGGAGCTGGCACAGTACGTCTACCGACCCACCGACCGGCAGCTTGAGTCCCCCCGACCATACTGGCATCCACTGCACACATTGGGTGGTGACCAGGTCAGCCTATACCGGCCTCACGACCACGTGTGGCACAAGGGGATCGCCTTCTCGCTGCCGAACCTCGCCGGCCCCGACGGTACCGAGAACTTCTGGGGTGGCCCCACCTACCTACGGGGGCGGGACTACGTTCAGCTGCCCAACGACGGGGCCATGGTCCACCAAGAGTTCCTCGACCTGAACTCCGACGGCGAGCAGATCTCGATCCGGCAGCGGCTCGACTGGATCACCCAAGCCGGCCGGCGCTGGGTCGCCGAGGAGCGCGCCTGGTCGGTGCATGTGTTGGCCGACCACGGTTGGCTGCTCCGATTCGCCACCCGGCTGACCAATGTCTCCGGGCACGACCTGGTCTTCGGCAGCCCCACCACCGAAGGCCGACAGAACGCCGGCTACGGCGGCCTGTTCTGGCGTGGCCCCCGCTCGTTCAGCGGTGGCACCGCACACCTGCCCGCCGGCAGCGGCAAAGACGAGCTGATGGGCGCCCGCTCCCCCTGGCTCGGATTCACCGGCCAACACGACGACCACGGCCGCCACTCGACCCTGGTCTTCGTCGACGCGCCAGCGAACCTCGGCCACCCCACCCGCTGGTTCGTCCGCTCAGAGATGTTCGCCTGCGTCTGCCCGGCGCCGTTCTTCGCCGACGAGTACCAGCTCGCCCCGGCAGCGACCCTGCCCCTGCGCTACGCGGTAGCAATCGCCGACGGCGACCTCGGGCACTCCGGCACCGAGCAACTGGCCACCACCGCCGCGGCGGCGCTAGCGCAGTGGGAGGTGGGGACGCCGTGA
- a CDS encoding cupin domain-containing protein: MTAAADTFPGGTAVSRVRVYDWPAADGLHGGSPHLHTTSTEAYVVVAGEGAVQTLSGDGAAEHPLAPGSMLWFTPGTVHRLINTRDLEVLVVMGNAGLPEAGDAIFTFPPAVLADPAAYAAAATLPASSDPQVVAEAARRRRDLAIEGYLALRERVRADGPGALSELYYAAAALVRDRVPDWRERWRDGPLARAVDTGDHLDALGAGKCEHLAESGVRNATPAASRFGMCGHLSRWDATPR; the protein is encoded by the coding sequence GTGACCGCCGCCGCCGACACCTTCCCTGGCGGCACCGCGGTCTCCCGGGTCCGGGTCTACGACTGGCCCGCCGCCGACGGTCTGCACGGCGGCTCGCCGCACCTGCACACCACCTCCACCGAGGCTTATGTGGTCGTCGCCGGGGAGGGCGCGGTGCAGACGCTCTCGGGTGACGGCGCCGCTGAGCATCCGCTGGCCCCCGGCAGCATGCTCTGGTTCACCCCCGGCACCGTGCACCGCCTCATCAACACCCGCGACCTGGAGGTCCTGGTGGTGATGGGCAACGCCGGACTCCCCGAGGCCGGCGATGCAATCTTCACCTTTCCGCCAGCGGTGCTCGCCGATCCGGCCGCCTACGCGGCGGCGGCGACCCTGCCGGCCAGCTCCGATCCACAGGTGGTCGCCGAGGCGGCGCGGCGGCGGCGCGATCTGGCGATCGAGGGCTACCTGGCGCTGCGGGAGCGGGTCCGGGCCGACGGGCCGGGGGCGCTCTCCGAGCTGTACTACGCCGCCGCCGCCCTGGTGCGCGACCGGGTGCCGGACTGGCGGGAACGATGGCGGGACGGGCCGCTCGCCCGGGCTGTCGACACCGGTGACCACCTTGACGCGCTCGGCGCCGGCAAGTGCGAACACCTGGCCGAGTCCGGGGTCCGCAACGCCACACCGGCGGCCAGCCGCTTCGGCATGTGCGGACACCTTTCCCGGTGGGACGCGACGCCCCGATAA
- a CDS encoding bis-aminopropyl spermidine synthase family protein, protein MTVTSRYQPPSTTDPLDQLAGLVAAATQLAEGPTGVVELLATIRRREPVAIRDLSRLVEIPVPVVAAVCNELRRRGLVAPARPVRLTELGRSCLAPAAGPGSWPAPDRCDRCDGHGTRAPARAADALPELAALGASAPPAAVTLDQAHCTAETALRRVLFLAEHGLLHQRLLFLGDDDLTSLAVALLAHRTGAASRRLSVVDVDPRVLDYLGRHAPIGGPTLELIHHDLVDPLPAGLTGAFDVVVTDPPYTTPGAELFLSRAVAALAPGGGRHVLLAFGARPPDETVRLQRLFAELGLALRSMAPNFNEYHGAGSLAGTSHLYHLRTTAGSRPSIVGRHQGPLYTAQTGSRRPRWYRCLGCRARLTVGPDQTWPVVADLRQAGCPHCGAHRFRPLPRQQEVVGDGAAGQ, encoded by the coding sequence ATGACCGTCACCAGCCGCTATCAGCCGCCCTCCACCACCGACCCACTCGACCAGCTCGCGGGCCTGGTCGCCGCCGCTACCCAGCTGGCCGAAGGGCCCACCGGGGTGGTGGAGCTCCTGGCGACCATCCGCCGGCGGGAGCCGGTCGCCATCCGCGACCTCAGCCGGCTGGTCGAGATCCCGGTGCCGGTGGTCGCCGCCGTCTGCAATGAGCTGCGCCGCCGCGGCCTGGTCGCCCCAGCCCGACCGGTACGCCTCACGGAGCTGGGTAGATCGTGCCTCGCTCCGGCAGCCGGCCCCGGGTCATGGCCGGCCCCGGACCGCTGCGACCGCTGCGACGGCCACGGCACCCGGGCCCCGGCTCGCGCCGCCGACGCGCTACCGGAGCTGGCCGCCCTTGGCGCCAGCGCCCCACCCGCGGCGGTCACGCTCGACCAGGCACACTGCACCGCCGAGACCGCGTTGCGGCGGGTGCTTTTCCTGGCCGAGCACGGGCTGCTCCACCAGCGGTTGCTGTTCCTCGGCGACGACGATCTGACCTCGCTGGCGGTGGCGCTGCTAGCGCACCGCACCGGGGCGGCGAGCCGGCGCCTGTCGGTGGTCGACGTCGACCCTCGGGTGCTCGACTATCTCGGTCGGCACGCCCCGATCGGTGGCCCGACGCTCGAACTGATCCACCACGACCTGGTCGACCCGCTGCCCGCCGGACTGACCGGCGCCTTCGACGTGGTGGTAACCGATCCGCCGTACACCACGCCAGGGGCGGAGCTCTTCCTTTCCCGGGCGGTAGCGGCGCTCGCCCCGGGTGGGGGCCGGCACGTGCTCCTCGCGTTCGGGGCCCGGCCACCGGACGAGACGGTGCGGCTGCAGCGGCTCTTCGCGGAGCTGGGCCTGGCACTACGGTCCATGGCCCCGAACTTCAACGAGTATCACGGCGCCGGGTCGCTGGCCGGCACCAGCCACCTTTACCACCTTCGTACCACCGCCGGGTCCCGGCCCAGCATCGTGGGCCGGCACCAGGGACCGCTCTACACTGCGCAGACCGGCTCCCGGCGGCCCCGCTGGTACCGCTGCCTGGGGTGCCGGGCTCGGCTGACGGTGGGGCCAGACCAGACCTGGCCGGTCGTCGCCGACCTACGGCAGGCGGGCTGTCCCCACTGTGGGGCGCACCGGTTCCGGCCGCTGCCGCGACAGCAGGAGGTGGTCGGCGATGGCGCTGCCGGACAGTGA
- a CDS encoding GNAT family N-acetyltransferase, translating to MALPDSDPDGFRVRPAHASDLPWLAEFEVTIARASFGVEAVTDPAVHSRRVSAALGRPGELTLVAAESAGPTVGWAWLSRRTNAMTGAEYGNFRSLAVADHPQRTAIGERLLAAVLDHCRSNEISEVVGRVHATNLPMRTLYRAFGFEPVHLTVRRRLSWADPA from the coding sequence ATGGCGCTGCCGGACAGTGATCCGGACGGGTTCCGGGTCCGGCCGGCGCACGCCAGCGACCTGCCGTGGCTGGCCGAGTTCGAGGTGACGATCGCCCGGGCATCGTTCGGCGTGGAGGCGGTGACCGACCCGGCGGTGCACTCCCGGCGGGTCAGCGCCGCACTCGGCCGGCCCGGCGAACTTACCCTGGTGGCGGCCGAATCGGCTGGCCCCACCGTGGGCTGGGCCTGGTTGTCCCGGCGGACGAACGCCATGACCGGCGCCGAGTACGGCAACTTCCGGTCGCTGGCGGTTGCCGACCATCCACAGCGTACGGCCATCGGGGAACGGCTGCTCGCGGCGGTGCTCGATCACTGCCGGTCGAACGAGATCTCCGAGGTGGTGGGTCGAGTACACGCGACCAACCTGCCGATGCGTACCCTCTACCGGGCGTTCGGCTTCGAACCGGTGCACCTCACGGTGCGTCGCCGGTTGAGTTGGGCGGACCCGGCATGA
- a CDS encoding S-adenosylmethionine decarboxylase yields MIDDLRDLLAEVTGRPALRRLPADRPLLRDGAGLDSVTGVQLLAAVRERYGVDVAAEDLGLSSLDSLASLARFLSGHGPAPAAAAGPTALTPKTLHLLDGRADGSGLLADPAGLIREMRAAVAGAGGHVLGERHVVFPNGAITVVMVLAESHLCIHTWPEEQLVACDLFSCGAIDGGAVLTRLAGLLGLTETRHTCIPRGDLPSR; encoded by the coding sequence GTGATCGATGATCTGCGGGACCTCCTCGCCGAGGTTACCGGCCGGCCAGCGCTGCGCCGGCTGCCGGCCGATCGGCCGCTGCTGCGCGATGGTGCCGGGCTCGACTCGGTCACGGGGGTGCAACTGCTGGCGGCGGTGCGCGAACGGTATGGGGTGGACGTAGCCGCCGAGGATCTCGGCCTGAGTTCGCTGGATTCGCTGGCCTCGCTGGCCCGGTTCCTATCTGGCCACGGGCCGGCACCAGCCGCAGCGGCCGGGCCGACCGCCCTCACCCCGAAGACTCTGCACCTGCTGGATGGCCGGGCCGACGGTAGCGGTCTCCTCGCCGACCCGGCCGGGCTGATCCGGGAGATGCGGGCGGCGGTGGCCGGGGCCGGCGGGCATGTCCTCGGCGAGCGGCACGTGGTCTTCCCGAACGGGGCGATCACCGTGGTGATGGTGCTCGCCGAGTCACATCTGTGTATTCACACCTGGCCCGAGGAGCAGCTGGTCGCCTGTGATCTGTTCAGCTGCGGCGCGATCGATGGCGGCGCGGTGCTGACTCGACTTGCTGGCCTGCTCGGCCTGACCGAGACCCGGCACACCTGCATCCCGCGCGGCGACCTCCCATCACGCTGA